A DNA window from Acomys russatus chromosome 7, mAcoRus1.1, whole genome shotgun sequence contains the following coding sequences:
- the LOC127192307 gene encoding LOW QUALITY PROTEIN: ubiquitin-associated domain-containing protein 2-like (The sequence of the model RefSeq protein was modified relative to this genomic sequence to represent the inferred CDS: inserted 2 bases in 1 codon): MFTSTGSSGLYKAPLSKGLLLVPSALSLLLTLLLPHCQKFFLYDLHAVENDFQVWRLICGRMVCADLEDTFSSSLLIYNFRIFERRYGSRKFASFLLGSWVLSALFDFVRXVTVANNLPSGFLAPVFALFVPFYCSIPRVQVAQILGPLSIRNKTLIYILGLQLFTSGSYIWIVAISGLISRMCYEHRVFRVHQVLCVPGRVAQFSSWALEPVFSSSEPTSEARVGMGATVDIQRQQRVEQLDRQLTFSHFAQVRRQRQQQRGMINWNRLFPPLRQRQNINYQDGPWSEQPASPPLEVCEEQVARLVEMRFSRGDALEALRALNNDLNVATNFLLQH; encoded by the exons ATGTTCACCAGCACCGGCTCCAGTGGCCTTTACAAGGCTCCTCTGTCGAAGGGCCTCCTGCTGGTCCCCAGTGCCCTGTCCCTCCTGCTGACCCTCCTGCTGCCGCATTGCCAGAAGTTCTTCCTGTATGACCTCCATGCCGTCGAGAACGACTTCCAGGTTTGGAGGCTCATATGCGGAAGGATGGTCTGTGCGGACTTGGAGGACACTTTCTCCAGCAGTCTTCTCATTTACAACTTCAGGATATTTGAAAGAAGATACGGAAGCAGGAAGTTTGCTTCCTTCTTGCTGGGTTCCTGGGTGTTGTCAGCCTTGTTTGACTTTGTCCG TGTCACTGTGGCCAATAATTTACCTTCTGGATTCTTGGCACCCGTGTTTGCTCTCTTTGTACCATTTTACTGCTCCATCCCAAGAGTACAAGTGGCACAAATTCTGGGCCCATTGTCCATCAGAAACAAGACACTGATTTATATATTGGGACTACAGCTTTtcacctctggctcctacatcTGGATTGTAGCCATAAGTGGACTTATCTCCCGCATGTGCTATGAACACAGAGTGTTCCGGGTTCACCAGGTGCTCTGTgtccctggcagggtggcccaGTTTTCCTCCTGGGCTCTTGAGCCCGTCTTCTCATCTTCAGAGCCCACCAGCGAGGCCAGGGTCGGGATGGGAGCCACCGTGGAcatccagaggcagcagagggtGGAGCAGCTAGACCGGCAGCTCACGTTCTCCCACTTTGCACAAGTGAGGCgacagcggcagcagcagagaggAATGATCAATTGGAATCGGCTTTTCCCTCCTTTACGTCAGCGACAAAATATCAACTATCAAGATGGTCCTTGGTCTGAACAGCCAGCGTCTCCTCCCCTGGAAGTTTGTGAAGAGCAGGTTGCCCGCCTCGTGGAGATGAGATTTTCCAGAGGGGATGCCCTGGAGGCCCTGAGGGCCTTGAACAATGACCTCAATGTGGCCACCAACTTCCTGCTGCAGCACTGA